Proteins co-encoded in one Sulfuricaulis limicola genomic window:
- a CDS encoding glycosyltransferase family 4 protein: protein MKQVLLIWTESNPSTMEKDYLLLNALERCGVKAHALGFCHSESNRRYFEKTYAKGALYSYSFGSKRALYQGGNYIEKLYSNLYLFFWFSARLYKFLRARPTSAIIIPPNPLELTLPVMVLGKLFGVCVVPNIMEYEPALPSFHRKKSIFSRWSWALVTKFSDAYIVISGFLEDKMRQLSRKPSFRLPAMLPPQTDDIRSDVPDCAHTTSGAPAGGVPLLIFTSSQAYADLLGFCIDALSRLHDRNFHLVITGEYSVNARNLWMTKAGELGLEGKISFSGFLSDEEMRTLQIRSTALLMPLLDNDRHRARFPQKILGYMRLGKPVITTKVGELDEYFRDTDTVLMDESVTAQGYSEKIRFLLDHPDHAADIGIRGSRYVESRFNELVLGKQLAGFLAGLGA from the coding sequence ATGAAGCAAGTATTACTGATATGGACAGAATCCAATCCCTCGACGATGGAAAAGGATTATTTGCTGCTGAATGCTCTCGAAAGATGCGGCGTCAAAGCACACGCGCTGGGATTCTGTCACAGCGAATCGAACAGGCGCTATTTCGAGAAAACTTACGCAAAAGGCGCTCTTTATTCCTACAGTTTTGGCAGCAAACGGGCGCTGTACCAGGGCGGCAACTACATTGAAAAGCTGTATAGCAATTTGTATCTCTTTTTCTGGTTCTCAGCGAGGCTGTACAAGTTTCTGCGCGCCCGACCCACGTCCGCTATCATAATCCCGCCAAATCCCCTCGAGCTGACTTTGCCCGTCATGGTTCTGGGAAAATTGTTCGGCGTGTGCGTGGTGCCGAACATCATGGAATATGAACCGGCACTCCCGTCCTTCCACAGGAAGAAGAGCATTTTTTCGCGCTGGTCATGGGCGCTCGTCACGAAATTCTCGGATGCCTATATTGTGATCAGCGGTTTCCTTGAAGATAAAATGCGACAGCTCTCCCGGAAACCGTCGTTCCGTCTGCCCGCCATGTTGCCGCCGCAAACGGACGACATCAGAAGTGATGTCCCTGACTGTGCGCACACAACGTCAGGGGCTCCGGCGGGCGGTGTCCCCTTGCTCATTTTTACCAGCAGCCAGGCATATGCTGATTTACTCGGCTTCTGCATCGACGCACTATCGCGGCTTCACGACAGGAATTTTCATTTAGTCATTACCGGAGAATATTCCGTTAATGCCCGGAATCTGTGGATGACAAAAGCCGGAGAACTGGGCCTTGAAGGAAAAATCAGCTTCAGCGGCTTTCTTTCGGATGAAGAAATGCGAACACTGCAAATACGCTCAACGGCGCTGTTAATGCCTCTGTTGGATAATGACAGACATCGCGCGAGATTCCCGCAAAAGATCCTTGGCTACATGCGCCTGGGTAAACCGGTAATAACAACGAAGGTCGGCGAATTGGATGAATATTTCCGGGATACGGATACAGTCTTGATGGATGAAAGCGTTACAGCGCAGGGATACTCTGAAAAAATCCGTTTTCTGCTGGATCATCCGGATCACGCGGCTGACATAGGGATTCGAGGCTCACGCTATGTCGAATCCAGGTTCAATGAATTGGTATTGGGAAAACAGCTGGCCGGCTTCCTGGCCGGTCTGGGTGCCTAG
- a CDS encoding right-handed parallel beta-helix repeat-containing protein, translating to MRQILVGSSALWLALASICFGADYYFDATSGNDNGTGTSPDNPWKTEAKFNATSFYPGDNIYFKRGETWDRDALYLHNSGKKDNVITLTAYGTGKYPVLLRIVSGARRGAADFWTIKNVIVTNRDGWACIDIVGYAANLTIQDSVIHRCAGRGISVTSLIAGDTDNLLIQDVTVRNNGQQGIHVSDSTGLNPIRGVVVQRVTAFGNGTDGPNNLDGITVGGLAGGVVQYCKSHGNNGDGIDLGGASTDSVVRYNLAYNNTGTGIVVSNTANNTLVIGNVAHHNATGMHIKKPTSDTTVYNNTLVYNSDYGAQLSSTNTVTFKNNIVAHNMYGAWHPILFTRASGQKLVSDHNLFWHPVHSASEFYDHNNRIHYSFARWRTQGYDIHSVNADPDLDANYAPNSNSPAIGAGANLGAPYAAILNPAASWTGNVSTLDQDNSGPWDIGAYRHRN from the coding sequence ATGCGACAGATCCTGGTCGGGAGTAGTGCTTTATGGCTCGCTCTTGCTTCGATTTGTTTCGGAGCTGATTATTATTTCGACGCTACTTCTGGTAATGACAATGGCACAGGGACCAGCCCCGATAATCCGTGGAAGACGGAAGCAAAATTCAACGCCACCTCGTTTTATCCGGGAGACAATATCTACTTCAAGCGCGGAGAAACGTGGGATCGTGACGCGCTATACCTGCACAATTCCGGGAAGAAAGACAATGTAATTACGTTAACGGCCTATGGAACCGGAAAATACCCGGTGTTGTTGCGTATCGTGTCCGGAGCCCGAAGAGGAGCGGCTGACTTCTGGACCATAAAAAATGTGATCGTAACCAACCGTGACGGCTGGGCCTGTATTGATATTGTGGGCTATGCGGCCAATCTCACGATCCAGGACTCCGTTATTCACAGATGTGCCGGTCGAGGTATTTCGGTGACGAGCCTGATCGCCGGCGATACCGACAATCTTCTGATTCAGGATGTGACTGTCCGCAACAACGGGCAACAGGGCATCCATGTATCCGATTCTACCGGGCTTAATCCCATTCGGGGGGTTGTGGTGCAGCGTGTTACCGCTTTCGGCAATGGTACTGACGGGCCGAATAACCTGGATGGGATTACTGTCGGAGGGCTTGCGGGAGGCGTCGTCCAGTATTGCAAATCCCATGGCAACAATGGGGACGGAATAGATCTTGGTGGAGCATCCACCGATTCTGTCGTCCGGTACAATTTGGCGTATAACAATACGGGCACGGGTATTGTCGTATCGAATACCGCGAATAATACGCTCGTGATCGGGAATGTGGCTCATCACAACGCAACAGGGATGCACATCAAAAAACCAACGAGTGATACCACCGTTTACAATAATACCCTGGTGTACAACTCAGACTATGGTGCGCAACTGTCTTCGACCAATACTGTCACGTTCAAGAACAATATCGTGGCGCACAATATGTACGGTGCCTGGCACCCCATTCTTTTCACCCGGGCTTCCGGCCAGAAGCTTGTTTCAGACCACAATCTTTTCTGGCATCCGGTCCATTCTGCCAGCGAATTCTACGATCATAACAACAGGATTCACTACAGTTTTGCGCGTTGGCGGACGCAGGGCTACGATATCCACAGTGTCAACGCAGATCCGGATCTGGATGCAAACTATGCGCCCAATTCGAATTCCCCCGCTATCGGGGCGGGCGCGAATCTGGGAGCGCCTTATGCTGCCATCCTGAACCCGGCGGCGTCTTGGACCGGTAATGTATCTACGCTGGACCAGGATAATTCCGGGCCATGGGATATCGGAGCGTACCGGCACCGCAACTAG
- a CDS encoding class I SAM-dependent methyltransferase produces MHTTKCPLCGAKDAKNIETINADDLVGLYVNAYKADFSYLFKQSEIQYYQCNNCDLKFFFPSVTGDENFYNILQKTDLYYVDDKEEYKIASEYITEKDDVLEIGCGKAAFSKKINCKSYTGLEFSANAKALAEQGGVHIINQTIQEHARSNANKYDVVCTFQVLEHVDCNELFAFLKAAVDCLKAGGRLIISVPSADSFLSEMANSVLNLPPHHQSHWPDKSLKKVAGIFNLDILCFKHDTIALQNKGEYLSVKLRHFLAFRHRLIEPKQNIFQKIALRILRLIPVKIQFFIIDRVKPNGHSITAVFRKIVVK; encoded by the coding sequence ATGCATACAACCAAGTGTCCATTATGCGGTGCAAAAGATGCAAAAAATATAGAGACAATCAATGCTGATGATTTGGTTGGCCTCTATGTTAATGCATACAAGGCCGATTTTAGTTATCTGTTCAAGCAAAGTGAGATTCAATATTACCAATGTAATAATTGTGATCTTAAATTCTTTTTTCCTTCAGTAACGGGCGATGAGAATTTTTATAATATTCTGCAAAAGACCGACTTGTACTATGTGGATGACAAGGAGGAGTACAAGATAGCCTCTGAATACATAACAGAGAAAGATGACGTATTGGAAATTGGATGTGGAAAAGCGGCTTTCTCAAAAAAAATTAACTGCAAAAGTTATACGGGACTGGAGTTCAGCGCCAATGCCAAGGCCCTTGCTGAACAGGGAGGGGTACATATCATAAATCAAACCATACAAGAGCACGCTAGATCCAACGCCAATAAATATGATGTGGTCTGTACCTTTCAGGTCTTGGAACATGTGGACTGCAACGAGCTGTTTGCTTTTCTGAAAGCAGCGGTAGATTGTTTGAAGGCGGGCGGACGACTTATCATCAGCGTGCCCAGCGCCGACTCATTTTTGTCAGAAATGGCGAACAGCGTGCTGAATCTCCCTCCGCACCATCAATCGCACTGGCCTGATAAGTCGCTGAAAAAAGTTGCGGGAATATTCAATCTTGATATTTTATGTTTTAAGCACGACACAATTGCGTTACAAAATAAAGGGGAATACCTATCTGTAAAATTACGCCACTTTTTAGCATTTAGGCATAGGTTAATTGAACCAAAACAAAATATCTTTCAAAAGATTGCCTTGCGAATTCTCCGTTTAATCCCCGTTAAAATACAGTTTTTTATCATAGATAGAGTCAAACCTAATGGTCACTCTATAACTGCCGTTTTCAGAAAAATTGTAGTTAAATGA
- a CDS encoding acyltransferase, with protein sequence MFYRFIRKLLSIYDSLGSELACYWLRSAGARLGKDVMCYGIPVLSVRKGSKIIIGDFTTLRSISRGNAIGVNHRIVLTTHSSEAFIEIGNHVGMSGGAICCKSHVKIGDNTLLGANTIIADNDMHPIKPENRRYNCADVDIPAKPVYIGNNVWIGADVFICKGVSIGDNSVIGAKSLVSKSIPANCIAAGNPAKVIKKDLSQYSRS encoded by the coding sequence ATGTTTTACAGATTCATTAGAAAATTGTTATCGATATATGACTCGCTTGGTAGCGAGTTAGCTTGCTATTGGTTGCGTAGCGCAGGGGCTCGGCTTGGAAAAGATGTGATGTGTTATGGAATACCTGTTCTTTCTGTTCGGAAAGGGAGCAAGATAATAATCGGTGATTTTACGACTCTGCGTTCAATTAGCAGAGGAAATGCCATAGGTGTAAATCATCGCATAGTGCTTACCACTCATTCATCGGAGGCATTTATTGAAATTGGCAACCATGTCGGAATGAGCGGTGGGGCAATATGTTGTAAAAGCCATGTCAAAATTGGCGATAATACATTGTTGGGTGCGAATACGATTATTGCCGATAATGATATGCATCCTATAAAGCCGGAGAACAGGCGTTATAACTGTGCTGATGTAGATATACCGGCCAAGCCAGTATACATAGGAAATAATGTATGGATTGGCGCAGATGTATTTATATGTAAAGGTGTATCCATAGGTGATAACTCTGTAATTGGCGCGAAATCTCTGGTATCGAAATCAATTCCTGCGAACTGCATTGCGGCAGGAAATCCCGCAAAGGTTATCAAGAAGGATCTATCGCAATACTCCAGAAGTTGA
- a CDS encoding glycosyltransferase family 4 protein, which produces MRTKNSPIRVLWFVNTPFPAVNKRLGKKESLGTGWWMKTTMNAMANCEMIGKIGIVWASNEIREFERFEEDNSIYYLVPDHPLPARKKSKLSRVWSRLNGIINMVKPYSYQKELAYCVRAVRDFKPDLIHVWGTENFYGLISDIIDVPVLVKFQGLISVIKDDVWGDVKWRHRFLMPNEALYQIDITKRSKNEIKIIKQNKYFEGRTLWDYSHLREHNISAQYYDVPEIMRPSFYESRWSIDGVNRHSVYMTARSMPAKGVPCLIKAIGIVRKYVPDVQLRIGGHITDKGYGKYIRSMVSDMGLDDCVAFLGPVTENEIINELLNAHVYVLSSYIENSCNSLIEAELVGVPCVASYVGGIPSLINDLKTGLFFQKGDSAALAMAIRRIFDDDALALRLSEEARKFSLERFNGNRVINGILSAYRDILDRENHERSVQ; this is translated from the coding sequence ATGCGCACGAAAAACTCTCCAATACGCGTTTTGTGGTTCGTTAACACTCCATTCCCTGCCGTCAACAAGCGTCTCGGGAAGAAGGAATCCCTGGGTACAGGCTGGTGGATGAAAACGACCATGAATGCAATGGCCAATTGTGAAATGATCGGGAAAATAGGCATTGTATGGGCTTCAAATGAGATTCGGGAATTCGAACGATTTGAGGAAGATAATTCCATATATTATCTTGTTCCCGACCACCCTTTGCCTGCCAGGAAGAAAAGCAAGCTTAGCAGAGTGTGGTCGCGGCTTAATGGGATCATTAATATGGTCAAGCCATACAGCTACCAGAAGGAACTGGCATATTGCGTCCGGGCGGTGAGGGACTTCAAACCCGACCTGATACACGTGTGGGGCACGGAGAACTTCTACGGTTTGATCAGCGACATAATTGATGTGCCTGTACTGGTAAAATTTCAGGGATTGATCAGCGTGATAAAGGATGATGTCTGGGGGGACGTAAAATGGCGGCACAGGTTTTTGATGCCGAATGAGGCCTTGTATCAGATTGACATAACGAAGCGATCGAAAAACGAGATTAAAATTATAAAACAGAACAAGTATTTTGAAGGGAGAACACTTTGGGATTACAGTCATTTAAGAGAGCATAATATATCAGCCCAGTACTACGACGTGCCGGAAATCATGCGCCCATCTTTTTACGAGTCAAGATGGTCAATTGATGGTGTAAATAGACATTCTGTGTATATGACCGCTCGCAGTATGCCCGCAAAAGGTGTTCCATGCCTTATAAAAGCTATTGGTATAGTGCGTAAATACGTTCCGGATGTTCAGTTAAGGATAGGGGGCCATATTACGGACAAGGGGTATGGAAAATATATAAGGTCAATGGTGTCTGATATGGGGCTTGATGATTGTGTGGCATTCCTGGGTCCAGTAACTGAGAATGAAATTATAAATGAGCTCCTAAATGCGCATGTTTATGTGCTTTCTTCATATATAGAAAATTCCTGTAATAGTCTGATCGAGGCTGAATTGGTTGGAGTTCCTTGCGTAGCATCATATGTGGGGGGGATTCCCTCACTGATAAACGATCTGAAAACAGGATTATTCTTTCAGAAAGGAGATAGCGCCGCACTGGCCATGGCTATCCGCAGGATCTTCGATGATGACGCGCTTGCATTACGTTTGTCAGAAGAGGCTCGTAAATTTTCTCTGGAGCGATTTAATGGGAATAGAGTTATCAATGGTATTTTGTCGGCATATCGGGATATTCTCGATCGCGAAAATCATGAAAGATCTGTTCAATGA
- a CDS encoding oligosaccharide flippase family protein translates to MPKKILKNAGFNTISQVVNMAVSVLFVPAYIYFLGIDGFGIYSFLLLIFSWVTILQAGIDPAVIRMSAKYAAENNHAGINSLITASLGFQIVIASLLGLAIYLAVDNLALFVIKDEAGFLNEARDALYYSAINIIALMCRNVYVSLFMGLQRYGVSSVYESLFQITASLVSLLLLWLGYGIAGMIVARLILNLASLPILHFIVKRLVPSFHLGFDMSRELLREIYDFASWIVVGRINRLALNALPPIFINMYIGPSGIAYFNIASRIVSSLNNLLASSTTVMFPFVSELKALQETGRIKSLYLGANRVLSLISAPLYSFGVIYSWDILYVWLGADIANNCWLLMALFFVGYYLSSATMVPSTFALGMGKSKILAITGFAQTVLVLIFLPALIRAFDILGAGLNLVLFEAASVVMVIVITNRIIGASSFTFWIRDRLLMLLVTAAMFLVFVPLKNTTWGASSTRIETSAYLACVLLIGLSFYGFLVKHSSLVDQGTKDRLARLFRKNQQ, encoded by the coding sequence GTGCCAAAAAAGATCCTGAAAAACGCCGGCTTCAACACGATCAGCCAGGTTGTAAACATGGCTGTCAGCGTGCTGTTTGTTCCCGCCTACATATATTTTCTGGGAATTGACGGTTTTGGAATCTACAGCTTTCTGCTCCTGATATTCAGCTGGGTGACTATCCTTCAGGCTGGCATCGACCCGGCTGTGATCCGCATGAGCGCGAAATATGCAGCAGAGAATAACCACGCTGGTATTAATTCTTTAATTACGGCATCACTGGGATTTCAAATCGTGATAGCCAGCCTTCTGGGGCTGGCGATTTATCTGGCAGTTGATAATTTGGCTTTATTCGTTATTAAGGATGAAGCTGGTTTTTTGAATGAGGCCAGGGACGCGCTTTACTATTCCGCAATAAATATTATCGCGCTGATGTGCCGGAATGTGTATGTCTCTCTCTTTATGGGGTTGCAGCGCTATGGCGTGTCGAGTGTTTATGAGTCGTTGTTTCAAATAACAGCCTCCCTGGTCAGCTTGTTGCTCCTGTGGCTTGGGTATGGAATTGCAGGGATGATCGTGGCGAGGTTGATTCTTAACCTGGCAAGTCTGCCGATACTGCATTTTATTGTGAAAAGACTGGTTCCGTCATTCCATCTTGGTTTTGACATGTCCAGGGAACTGCTTCGGGAAATATACGATTTCGCATCGTGGATAGTCGTGGGGAGAATAAACCGGTTGGCGTTGAATGCGCTTCCTCCCATATTCATCAATATGTACATTGGGCCATCCGGAATTGCCTATTTCAACATCGCTTCCCGGATCGTATCGTCATTGAACAATCTGCTGGCAAGTTCCACCACCGTGATGTTTCCATTCGTCAGCGAATTAAAGGCATTGCAAGAAACCGGAAGAATCAAGTCACTTTATCTGGGCGCGAACCGGGTGTTAAGCCTTATCAGCGCGCCGTTATATAGTTTTGGCGTCATTTATTCGTGGGACATACTATATGTCTGGCTCGGGGCAGACATCGCCAATAATTGCTGGTTGCTGATGGCACTGTTTTTTGTCGGCTATTATCTCAGCAGCGCCACCATGGTTCCGTCCACCTTTGCGCTTGGCATGGGCAAGTCAAAGATACTGGCAATCACCGGGTTTGCCCAAACCGTTCTCGTGCTCATTTTCCTTCCTGCCCTCATAAGGGCTTTCGATATTCTTGGAGCGGGGTTGAATCTGGTCCTGTTCGAAGCAGCGAGCGTGGTGATGGTAATCGTCATAACAAACAGAATCATCGGCGCTTCTTCTTTCACGTTCTGGATAAGAGACAGGCTGCTAATGTTGCTCGTTACGGCTGCCATGTTTCTGGTATTTGTTCCGTTAAAGAACACAACGTGGGGGGCATCATCGACTCGGATCGAGACGTCCGCCTATCTGGCCTGTGTATTGCTGATTGGCCTGTCGTTTTATGGTTTTCTTGTCAAACACAGCAGCTTGGTCGATCAGGGGACGAAAGACCGGCTCGCAAGGCTGTTCCGGAAAAATCAACAGTAG
- a CDS encoding O-antigen ligase family protein, with translation MNKISRIFSPYSLLIIGVFIEYFPAYFNKVKPSVNIGPVSLYIADISFIFLCIYVFFRFFARKNRLSSSGRHEGRGIQIIFALFIAFSFFKWLLQSNHDITSIRMLVKYATAYAFLFFIPMLVTRKADLRYLHHLLIIFLVYIFVLHIYAFATQGFSSHILTGGFLTMLSLLYFLAVSRNHVLASSSTAAFFVKALVIMTFIMVGHRSGFIGILLGLIALFFFNKTSAVKEATALMVVVVVGAGAAMILSPSLLPKLFERASTTFDSSQETYQLRYDQIFVITRIAMEENPVIGKPLQSEAIERKRVTRATGGTFSTRDELVIAPHNLLLEWLYYYGSIGLLLGLTLVFVAARFIKRFLAENKSDIQNYQIGVAVLCCMAHNLFFALSNVTVLSSFATFFLYFPLSILVAISRNKKNFSRQEPPILTAALQCQKRS, from the coding sequence ATGAATAAGATATCAAGAATATTCAGCCCATATAGCCTCCTCATAATCGGAGTCTTTATTGAATATTTTCCGGCTTACTTTAATAAAGTGAAGCCATCCGTAAATATCGGTCCGGTTTCCTTGTATATTGCGGATATCAGTTTCATATTTTTATGTATATACGTATTTTTCAGATTCTTTGCCCGGAAAAACCGCTTGTCTTCAAGCGGACGGCATGAGGGCAGAGGCATACAAATCATATTCGCCCTTTTTATTGCGTTTAGTTTTTTCAAGTGGCTGCTGCAAAGCAATCACGATATTACGAGTATCAGAATGCTGGTGAAATATGCCACTGCCTACGCGTTCTTGTTCTTCATCCCGATGCTCGTGACACGGAAAGCGGATCTCAGATACCTTCATCATTTGTTGATCATATTCCTGGTATATATTTTTGTGCTGCACATCTATGCTTTTGCCACACAGGGATTTTCGAGTCATATCCTGACGGGAGGTTTCCTGACCATGCTAAGCCTGCTCTATTTCCTGGCAGTGAGCAGGAACCACGTGCTTGCATCGTCATCGACCGCTGCATTTTTCGTGAAGGCCCTGGTAATAATGACCTTCATCATGGTTGGCCATCGAAGCGGATTTATCGGGATATTGCTGGGTCTTATTGCGCTGTTTTTTTTCAATAAAACGTCGGCAGTCAAAGAAGCTACCGCATTAATGGTGGTGGTTGTAGTGGGTGCCGGTGCGGCGATGATTTTATCACCATCATTGCTGCCCAAGCTGTTTGAAAGAGCGTCAACGACGTTTGATTCGAGCCAGGAAACCTACCAGCTGCGTTACGATCAGATATTTGTAATTACCCGGATCGCCATGGAGGAGAACCCGGTAATCGGAAAACCGCTGCAAAGTGAAGCAATAGAAAGAAAACGCGTCACCAGAGCAACGGGAGGGACATTCAGCACCCGGGATGAACTGGTAATCGCCCCGCATAACCTGCTCCTGGAGTGGCTATATTACTATGGCTCGATTGGATTATTGCTTGGGCTGACGCTGGTGTTTGTAGCTGCCAGGTTCATTAAAAGATTTCTGGCAGAAAACAAAAGCGACATCCAGAACTATCAAATAGGTGTGGCGGTCCTCTGTTGCATGGCGCACAACCTGTTCTTTGCGCTCTCAAATGTTACTGTTTTATCATCCTTTGCCACGTTCTTTTTATATTTTCCGCTCTCCATCCTGGTTGCTATCAGCAGGAACAAAAAGAATTTCAGCAGGCAAGAGCCACCAATTCTGACAGCTGCCCTACAGTGCCAAAAAAGATCCTGA
- a CDS encoding bifunctional sulfate adenylyltransferase/adenylylsulfate kinase: protein MDHLVTPYGGILQNLLADEKRAVLLKQESQEFPAITLSQRQLCDLELLMNGAFSPLRGFMDREAYESVLEKMRLPDGLLWSMPITLDVPDPVAEKLQAGGCLGLNDPEGFMLAVLRITDVWKPDKKREAQLVYGTGSLNHPGVRFLFEQVHGNYVGGQIEGIQLPMHHDFETLRDTPGELRHLFEKHGWHHVVAFNTSKPMHRLHRDITLGAAREAQANILLHPAVGMTKPGDLHYYARVHCYQAIRRHYPHNLAALSLLPMAVRMAGPREALLNAIVRQNYGCSHLIIGPEHAAPPEIRMGGERFYPRYAAQEIVAKHQHELGIRMIPIREMQYVPEDDQFLPVERIEREGRKGVVFTEKELSSHLAHDQEIPAWFSFPDVIAELRKVYPPRRQQGITLFFTGLSGSGKSTLAKILYAKFIELGGRPVTLLDGDVVRHNLSRELGFSKEHRDINVRRIGFVAGEITKNRGVAICAPIAPYKATRRAVRELIEQHGAFIEIYVATPLEICEKRDRKGLYAKARKGLIPEFTGISDPYEAPENPEIQIDTTNLTPAHAAQEIFLYLMKEGYLDGGENPVDSMNPRGSEESQRF from the coding sequence ATGGATCATCTTGTCACTCCATACGGTGGCATCCTCCAGAATCTCCTGGCGGACGAGAAGCGCGCCGTGTTGCTCAAGCAGGAATCGCAGGAGTTTCCCGCCATCACGCTGTCACAGCGCCAGCTTTGCGACCTGGAGCTGCTCATGAACGGTGCCTTCTCGCCGTTGCGGGGATTCATGGACCGGGAAGCCTATGAAAGCGTGCTGGAGAAAATGCGTCTGCCGGATGGTTTGCTGTGGTCCATGCCCATTACCCTGGATGTCCCTGATCCTGTCGCGGAAAAACTCCAGGCCGGCGGCTGTCTTGGGCTGAACGACCCTGAAGGTTTCATGCTCGCTGTGCTGCGCATTACGGACGTGTGGAAACCCGACAAGAAGCGCGAGGCGCAGCTCGTGTATGGAACCGGATCCCTGAATCACCCGGGCGTGCGTTTTCTATTTGAGCAGGTCCACGGAAACTATGTTGGCGGTCAAATCGAAGGCATCCAGTTGCCTATGCACCATGACTTCGAGACGCTGCGCGATACCCCCGGGGAACTGCGCCACTTGTTCGAAAAGCACGGATGGCACCACGTGGTGGCGTTCAACACCAGCAAACCCATGCATCGCCTGCATCGGGACATCACCCTGGGGGCGGCCAGGGAGGCGCAGGCGAACATCCTGTTGCATCCTGCTGTCGGCATGACCAAACCCGGTGATTTGCATTACTACGCGCGGGTGCATTGCTATCAGGCGATACGCCGTCACTACCCGCACAATCTGGCTGCACTTTCGTTGCTACCCATGGCGGTACGCATGGCCGGCCCGCGCGAGGCGCTGCTTAATGCCATTGTCAGGCAGAATTATGGATGTTCACATCTGATAATTGGACCGGAACATGCCGCTCCACCCGAGATCCGCATGGGCGGCGAGCGTTTCTATCCCCGTTATGCGGCGCAGGAGATAGTGGCAAAGCATCAACATGAATTGGGCATTCGCATGATCCCGATCCGGGAGATGCAATACGTGCCCGAGGACGATCAATTCCTTCCCGTTGAGAGGATTGAGCGGGAAGGAAGAAAGGGTGTCGTGTTTACGGAGAAAGAGTTATCCAGCCATCTGGCGCATGACCAGGAAATTCCGGCATGGTTTTCCTTTCCCGATGTGATTGCGGAGCTTCGAAAAGTGTATCCGCCCCGTCGTCAGCAGGGTATCACCCTGTTTTTTACCGGCTTGTCGGGCTCCGGGAAATCGACTTTGGCGAAAATTCTTTACGCCAAATTTATCGAGCTGGGTGGAAGGCCGGTAACGCTGCTGGACGGTGATGTTGTGCGCCATAATCTTTCCAGGGAACTTGGGTTCTCGAAAGAGCATCGCGATATTAACGTTCGCAGAATAGGCTTCGTTGCCGGTGAAATCACCAAAAATCGCGGTGTCGCCATCTGCGCTCCCATTGCGCCATATAAGGCGACACGCCGGGCCGTGCGCGAGCTCATCGAACAACATGGCGCGTTTATCGAAATATATGTTGCGACTCCTCTTGAGATTTGCGAGAAGCGCGATCGCAAGGGGTTGTATGCGAAGGCCAGAAAGGGGCTCATCCCGGAATTTACCGGCATCAGCGATCCCTACGAGGCGCCGGAAAACCCCGAAATTCAGATCGATACGACCAATCTCACGCCGGCACATGCAGCGCAGGAGATTTTCCTGTACCTTATGAAAGAAGGTTATTTGGATGGCGGGGAGAACCCGGTGGATTCCATGAATCCCCGCGGATCAGAAGAATCACAGAGGTTTTAG